The window CCCGGCACTCCGACAGCAGCTGATCGTTGAGGAGGGCTATGGCGAACGGTTCGGCGTCTCGGACGCCCATCTTGCGCCGATGGTGGGACGCATCCTCCCTCGTGCCCAGCTGCTGGCGGAGGCCGACGTCGTCCTGCTGCCCAAGCCGCAACCCGAGGACCTCGCCGAATTGCGGGACGGGCAGATCCTCTGGGGCTGGCCGCATTGCGTCCAGGACCGGGCCATCACACAGCTGGCGATCGACAAGAAGCTCACCCTGATCGCGTTTGAGGCGATGAACCACTGGGCGAGCGACGGCGGCTTCGGCCTGCACGTGTTCCACAAGAACAACGAACTCGCCGGTTACTGTTCGGTGCTGCACGCCCTGGCGCTGACAGGTTCCACCGGGGACTACGGCCGCCGGCCCAGCGCCGTCGTCATCGGCTTCGGTGCTACGGCCCGTGGTGCCGTGACGGCCTTGAACGCCCATGGTGTCCACGACGTCCAGGTCCTGACCAACCGCGGGGTAGCCGCGGTGGGCTCCCCGATCCATTCCGTCCGGATCGCCCAGCTGGACCACGACAACGAGGCGCCCTTCCTCAGCGAGGTCATCACCGGGCGCGGCCGGGTGCCGCTTGCGCCGTTCCTGGCCGAGAGCGACATCGTGGTCAACTGCACCTTGCAGGACCCGAACGCACCGCTGACCTATCTGCGCACGGAGGACCTTGGCGCGTTCAGTCCCGGCAGCCTGATCGTGGACGTATCCTGCGACGAGGGAATGGGCTTTAGCTGGGCGAAGACCACCACCTTCACCGACCCCATGTTCACAGTCGGCGACCACATCAACTACTACGCGGTGGACCACAGCCCGTCCTACCTGTGGAACTCCGCCAGCTGGGAAATCAGCGAGGCCCTGCTGCCGTTCCTGGAGACCGTGGTTGCCGGCCCCGAGGCCTGGGCCGGCAACGAGACCATCCGCCGCGCCATCGAAATCCGCGACGGCGTCGTCCTCAATCCGGACGTGCTGCAATTCCAGCAGCGCGGGACGGAGCACCCGCACACGCCGCTGGCAGGCTAGCGGCCGGCTTCCCGGCGGACAATCTTCACGATCCGTCGGCGGTCCTTGAGATCCACTTTCAGTTTCAGCTGGCCGCGGCGGGCCAGCACGACGGCGACGGTCGCAGCGGCGAGCGCCGGGACCCCGCCGGACACCAGGATGGCCGTGGACGGATTCACGTGCTCGGCCAGCCAGCCGATCATCGGCCCGCCAATTGCCTGGCCGCCGATCAGCACCATGATGTAGAGGCTCATGACGCGGCCGCGGATGGCCAGGTTGGAACTGATCTGGACCAGCTGGTTGGCCGCGGTCAGGAACATCAGGCACCAAAATCCTGCCAGCACCATTGCCGCCCCGAACCACGCCATGGAGGGCGCCGCCCCGGCCAGACAGAGCATAAGCCCGTACATTCCTGCTCCCAGCACCACCGAACGCAACCGCAGATGCCGCCGGCGGGCGGACGTGACGGCGCCGGCAAGGGCGCCGAGGGCCACCAGCGCGTTGAGCATCCCGTAGCCCGCGGCGCCGACGTCGTACACGTGATCCGCGAAAGCGGCCAGCAGCACCGGCAGGCTCATCGCGAACACCGCGATAAAGCCGGCCATCAGCCACGGCCAGTAAATCGTGGGTTTGCTCAGCGCGTAATCCAGACCCTCCCGCAGCATGCCCTTGCGTTTGGAGGCGGGGGCACTGATGTGCAACTGATCCTTCCGCAGCGTTAGCAGCATCGCGACCGTGGAGCAGCAGGCGACCGCGTTGGCGGCGAACGCCCAGCCTGCCCCCACCGCGGTGAGCAGCAGCCCGGCGAGGGCCGGACCAATCAGGCCGCCGAGCTGGAACGTCGTGGAATTGACGCTGATGGCGTTCCGGAGGTACGCCGGGCCTACGAGTTCGTTGACGAAGACCTGCCGCGCCGGCTGGTCCAGCACGGTGACCAGGCCCAGGGCCAGGGCAATCGCGTAGACGTGCCAGACCTCGATCCTTTGGCTTAGCGCCAGCAGCGCGAGAATGGCCGCCAGCACGGCGGCCGCGGACTGGCAGAGCATCAGGATCTTCCGCTTTGCGAAGCGGTCCGCCATCATGCCCGCCCACGGGCCCAGGAACAGCGACGGCAGGAACTGCAGCGCCACGGTGAATCCGACGGCGGTGACGGAACCGGAGAGTTCGAGCACCAGCCAGTCCTGGGCGATCCGCTGCATCCAGAGGGCGATCACAGCGATGAAGTGGCCGATCGCAAAGATGCGGAAGTTGCGGACTCTCAGCGAGATGAAGGTATGCCGCCACGGCAGCCGCTGGGTGATGACGGCGAGAGGCGCGGTGCTGGTGTCCGGCAGTGCGGCGGCGACGTTGGTCTCTAACGGCGGTGGGGGTGCCACGGAAAGTCCTCAAACGAGCGGATGGGTGCGATGGGTTAACGCTAAGCTGGCCGCAACAGATTGTGGAAGCTTATTCTCTGCATAACTCGCATTACGGAACGCAATACAATGGCGCCGTCGCCCGAGGAGGCCGCATGTTCGAACCCGCCCAGTTGCGGTCCTTTCTCGCCGTGGCCGAAACACTGAGTTTCACCAAGGCCGCAGACCGGCTGGGGCTGGCGCAGCCGACGGTCAGCCAGCATGTGCGCAAGCTCGAAACGGCGGCAAAACGGGTCCTTGTGGCCCGGGACACCCGCGATGTGCGCCTGACGGACAACGGGGACGCCATGGCCGGTTTCGCCCGCACCATTCTCGCCGCCCATGACGCCGCCTCGCGCTACTTCTCCGGATCCGCCATGCGCGGCCGGCTGCGCTTCGGCACCGCGGATGATCTCGCGATCACGGGGCTGCCGAGAATCCTGCGCGAATTCCGGCAGGTCTACCCCGAAATCAACCTGGAGCTGACCGTGGGGCAAAGCGAGCAGCTCTACAAACGTCTCAACGCAGGGCAACTGGACCTCATCTTCGTCAAGTGGGTCGCCGGAGCCAAGGGCGGCACGGTGGTCCAACAGGACTCGTTCGCCTGGGTGGGCCTGGAGCAGACCTCTCTCAACCCGGCCGACCCCGTGCCCTTGATTGCCTACCCCGCGCCGAGCCTGAGCCGGAAGCTTGCCATCGACGCGCTGGAGTCGACGGGCCGGACGTGGCGGATCACCTGCACCACGCGGCAGATCTCCGGAGTGCTGGCCGCCGTGCGGGCTGGAATCGGGGTGGCGGTCATGCCATCCTCCCTGGTGCCGGATGATCTGAAAACCATCACCCGGCGCTTCGACCTTCCCCCGGTAGGCGACGTCGATTTCACGCTGATCCGCAACCCGCTGGCCAACGCCGAGGTGATCGAGGCCCTGACCCAGACCATCGCGGGCAGGACCCTGAAACGCGCTACTTAAGCGGCGCTACGCACCTGCTGTGTACCTACGCGGATTGAGTACTTACGCATACCATTGATCCACTGGGGATACTGGCATATCATAGGCATATTGAAGGTCAAGCAGAGGCCTGGAACAACGATTCAAAAAACGGACGCTGTCCCTACGTCTGCCGCAGGGCGGTCCCAGGGGGGCGTTCGGGATAGGCCGACAATGACGCCAGCCATTAACCGCCCGCACCTCCCCGTCGGAGCCCGCGACCTAAAGTCCGTTGGCCCGCTCTCCCAGGCAGTTCACCGCGGCGCCGCCGCCCGCCACCCCGGCCGCGGACGCATGGATCCACATCTGACCACGCTCGTTGAGGCCGAATATGTCGGCAGTCCGTACTGCGAGCGCTGCGGGACCGACGAGTATGTCTACCTTGAAACCTTTGTGCCGGCCACGCACCACCGGGATGGATCCGTCAACAAACTGGGCGAAGTCACGTACTTCTGCTCCGGGTGCGACGACTTCTCCGCCCACGCCGTGCCGGCTACCTGGGTTCCCCCCGGCTGGTACTTCGGCTGAGCCGCCGGGCACAGCGCGCACCATCAAACAACGAGCCGGACGGCCACTATTGGAGGGTGGCCGTCCGGCTCGTTGTGCGTCTGCTGTGTTGCAACCGGGGAGCGGACCCCTAGATCAGCCCGTCGGAGATGTGGTTCGGCGTTCCGAAGCGGTGCGCCGTGATGCTGATGGCCTGCTCGTGCAGGAACGTCAGCAGCTCGAGCCGTCCCGCTTCGGTGACCGGGTGGAAGTAAATTGCCAGGTCCGGGCGTCCGCCGGTCGCCTCGGCCAGTTCCCTGGCGCTGCCGCCGATAAGCCGGACCCGCGGGACAGTGAGGCTGCCCGCAGCGGCCAGCCAATCGCCGTCGTCCTGTACTGTCACGTCGACGCCGAGGCCGGACAGGACAGTGTGCAGTTGGGCGGGAAGTTCGACGGCGGTGGAGACGGTCAGCACGGACCCGGTGAGGACGCCGGCAGCGACGGTCCGGACCAGGTGGACGAGCGGTTCACCGTCCGAGAGCCGCACCGAGACCGGCAGCGGGCGGTATCGGAAGATGTTCCGCTCGGCGCTGAGGCCGGAGACGTCCTTGGCGGTGCCGAATTCGTCGGCCCAGGCAACGGCGTCGGAGGCCAGCGCACGCTGCAGTGACTCAAGTTCGCCGGCGGCCAGGACGGCGCGCGCTGCCTGCACGAGCCGGCTGATGCCGGGGTGCGCGGACTCAGCCAGGCTGTTCCCGCCCGCGGCGGCAGGCTTGCCCACCCAGTCGCCGAGCCCCACGAGGTAGTTGGGCCCGCCGGCTTTAGTGCCCGCGCCGACGGCGGATTTCTTCCATCCGCCGAAGGGCTGGCGGCGCACGATGGCGCCGGTGATGCCACGGTTGACATAAAGGTTGCCGGCCTCGACGGTGTCGAGCCAGAGCGCCACTTCGTCCGGGTTCAGCGAATGCAGGCCGGAGGTGAGGCCGTATGCGATCTGGTTCTGGATGGCAATGGCGTCCGCCAGGGTCTCGGCGGTCATCACCCCGAGGACGGGGCCGAAGAATTCCGTGAGGTGGAAGTAGGAGCTGCGGCGGACGCCGTAGCGGACGCCCGGGCTCCAGAGCTTGCCCGTTGCGTCCAGTTTCCGGGGCTCGACGGCCCAGTGCTCGCCTTCGCCCAGGGTGGTGAGGGCGTTCAGGAGCTTGCCGCCGGCGGGTTCGATGATCGGACCCATCTGGCTGGCCGGGTCCTCCGGGTAGCCGACCTTGAGCGAGGTGACGGCGTCGATCAGCTGGTTGTGGAAGCGCCGCGATTTGGCCACGGATCCGACCAGGATCACCAGGGAGGCAGCGGAGCACTTCTGCCCGGCATGGCCGAAGGCGGAGTATGCCACGTCCTTGGCGGCGAGGTCCAGGTCGGCACTCGGGGTCACGATAATGGCGTTTTTGCCGCTGGTCTCAGCCAGCAGCGGCAGGTCCTTGCGGAAGGAGCGGAACAGCTCGGCCGTCTCGTAGCCGCCGGTGAGGATGACCCGGTCCACGGCGGGATGGGAGATCAGCTGACGACCCAGTTCCCGTTCGCCCAGCTGGACCATGGTGAGCACATCGCGCGGGACGCCGGCTTCCCAGAGCGCCTCAATCATGACGGCACCGCTGCGGCGGGCCTGCTTGGCGGGCTTGATCACCACGGCGGAGCCGGCGG is drawn from Micrococcaceae bacterium Sec5.8 and contains these coding sequences:
- a CDS encoding N(5)-(carboxyethyl)ornithine synthase produces the protein MNGPSSLLTLGVLGTTRKPNERRLPIHPRHLDRIAPALRQQLIVEEGYGERFGVSDAHLAPMVGRILPRAQLLAEADVVLLPKPQPEDLAELRDGQILWGWPHCVQDRAITQLAIDKKLTLIAFEAMNHWASDGGFGLHVFHKNNELAGYCSVLHALALTGSTGDYGRRPSAVVIGFGATARGAVTALNAHGVHDVQVLTNRGVAAVGSPIHSVRIAQLDHDNEAPFLSEVITGRGRVPLAPFLAESDIVVNCTLQDPNAPLTYLRTEDLGAFSPGSLIVDVSCDEGMGFSWAKTTTFTDPMFTVGDHINYYAVDHSPSYLWNSASWEISEALLPFLETVVAGPEAWAGNETIRRAIEIRDGVVLNPDVLQFQQRGTEHPHTPLAG
- a CDS encoding MFS transporter, coding for MPDTSTAPLAVITQRLPWRHTFISLRVRNFRIFAIGHFIAVIALWMQRIAQDWLVLELSGSVTAVGFTVALQFLPSLFLGPWAGMMADRFAKRKILMLCQSAAAVLAAILALLALSQRIEVWHVYAIALALGLVTVLDQPARQVFVNELVGPAYLRNAISVNSTTFQLGGLIGPALAGLLLTAVGAGWAFAANAVACCSTVAMLLTLRKDQLHISAPASKRKGMLREGLDYALSKPTIYWPWLMAGFIAVFAMSLPVLLAAFADHVYDVGAAGYGMLNALVALGALAGAVTSARRRHLRLRSVVLGAGMYGLMLCLAGAAPSMAWFGAAMVLAGFWCLMFLTAANQLVQISSNLAIRGRVMSLYIMVLIGGQAIGGPMIGWLAEHVNPSTAILVSGGVPALAAATVAVVLARRGQLKLKVDLKDRRRIVKIVRREAGR
- a CDS encoding LysR substrate-binding domain-containing protein, whose protein sequence is MFEPAQLRSFLAVAETLSFTKAADRLGLAQPTVSQHVRKLETAAKRVLVARDTRDVRLTDNGDAMAGFARTILAAHDAASRYFSGSAMRGRLRFGTADDLAITGLPRILREFRQVYPEINLELTVGQSEQLYKRLNAGQLDLIFVKWVAGAKGGTVVQQDSFAWVGLEQTSLNPADPVPLIAYPAPSLSRKLAIDALESTGRTWRITCTTRQISGVLAAVRAGIGVAVMPSSLVPDDLKTITRRFDLPPVGDVDFTLIRNPLANAEVIEALTQTIAGRTLKRAT